The Mycolicibacterium flavescens genome has a segment encoding these proteins:
- the fgd1_2 gene encoding 5,10-methylenetetrahydromethanopterin reductase: MAMQWAMPWPGSELAGQAECAGAAAFCAGEFADTGAYVTASEMAHQTSTARIGPGIAYAFARSPFVHAAAARHLNRVAPGRVFLGLGAGTGRMNRDWFGVDSSHPAARMKELVACIRAFLDADNGDRITFNGDFYHIDARIQAPVLGRIDVPILLGAFNVHMLRTVGGVADGVLGHGLFTDRWWSEVVEPNMALGAKRAGRDAARLLRWGWVITAINDEDPQRAIDDAKRQIAFYLTVKTYDSLVELHGWQDEVAAIRADFANGDPRTIGTHVSDDMLWAIAACGDTEQARSMLAARSILPQLGFHSPPGFLVSTRRRTEYGRKIIEAFTRTGVVT, translated from the coding sequence ATGGCGATGCAATGGGCGATGCCATGGCCGGGCAGCGAACTCGCCGGACAGGCCGAATGCGCTGGCGCAGCGGCCTTCTGCGCCGGCGAGTTCGCCGATACCGGCGCCTATGTCACGGCGTCGGAGATGGCGCACCAGACCAGCACCGCCCGGATCGGGCCGGGGATCGCGTACGCGTTCGCGCGGTCACCGTTCGTGCACGCGGCGGCGGCGCGGCACCTGAACCGTGTCGCGCCCGGACGGGTGTTCCTCGGGTTGGGCGCGGGAACCGGGCGGATGAACCGCGACTGGTTCGGGGTGGACTCCTCGCATCCGGCGGCCCGGATGAAGGAGTTGGTGGCCTGCATACGAGCATTCCTCGACGCCGACAACGGCGACCGCATCACCTTCAACGGCGACTTCTACCACATCGACGCCCGTATCCAGGCCCCGGTGCTCGGCCGGATCGACGTGCCTATCCTACTGGGCGCATTCAACGTTCACATGCTGCGCACCGTCGGCGGCGTGGCCGACGGGGTGCTCGGACACGGGTTGTTCACCGACCGGTGGTGGAGCGAGGTCGTCGAGCCGAATATGGCTCTAGGGGCGAAGCGAGCCGGGCGCGACGCCGCGCGGCTCTTGCGCTGGGGCTGGGTGATCACGGCGATCAACGACGAGGACCCCCAGCGCGCGATTGACGACGCCAAGCGACAGATCGCGTTCTACCTGACCGTCAAGACATACGACTCGTTGGTCGAACTGCACGGCTGGCAGGACGAGGTCGCCGCGATCCGCGCGGACTTCGCCAACGGAGATCCCCGCACGATCGGCACGCATGTCAGCGACGACATGCTGTGGGCGATCGCGGCATGCGGGGACACCGAACAGGCGCGGTCGATGCTCGCCGCCCGCAGCATCCTTCCACAGCTCGGGTTTCATTCTCCGCCAGGCTTTCTCGTCAGCACACGGCGGCGCACAGAGTATGGCCGCAAGATCATCGAGGCCTTCACGCGAACAGGAGTTGTCACGTGA
- a CDS encoding carveol dehydrogenase: MGRVQDKVVLITGGARGQGRSHAVRLAEEGADIILFDICGDVEHNDYSLSTEHDLEEAGREVEKTGRRVVTAVVDVRDRAALAEALQSAVAELGKLDVVVANAGICPLGGEQPIDAFANAFDVDFVGVVNTVHVALPYLSAGASIITVGSVAGLLAEKAGPAASTGPNGSGGAGYNLAKQFIDKYTMALANQLAPKSIRVNVVHPTNVNTPMLHNESMYKMFRPDLEHPSLDDALLTFPMMQGMPIPYVEPEDISHGICYLASDESRYVTGLQLKVDAGATLKF, encoded by the coding sequence GTGGGCAGAGTGCAGGACAAAGTGGTCCTCATCACCGGTGGCGCCCGGGGGCAGGGCCGGTCGCATGCGGTGCGGCTGGCCGAGGAGGGCGCCGACATCATCTTGTTCGACATCTGCGGCGATGTCGAACACAACGACTACTCGCTGTCCACCGAACACGACCTCGAGGAAGCGGGCCGCGAGGTCGAGAAGACCGGGCGCCGGGTGGTGACCGCCGTGGTCGACGTGCGCGATCGGGCTGCGCTGGCCGAAGCGCTGCAGTCCGCGGTGGCCGAACTCGGCAAGCTCGACGTGGTAGTCGCCAACGCCGGAATCTGCCCCCTGGGCGGCGAACAGCCGATCGACGCCTTCGCCAATGCCTTCGATGTCGACTTCGTCGGCGTGGTGAACACCGTTCACGTTGCGTTGCCGTATCTTTCGGCCGGCGCGTCAATCATCACGGTCGGATCGGTGGCCGGGCTCCTGGCCGAGAAGGCCGGGCCGGCCGCGAGCACGGGTCCCAACGGTTCCGGCGGCGCGGGCTACAACCTGGCCAAGCAGTTCATCGACAAGTACACGATGGCCCTGGCCAATCAGTTGGCGCCGAAGTCGATCCGGGTCAATGTGGTGCATCCGACCAACGTCAACACCCCGATGCTGCACAACGAGTCGATGTACAAGATGTTCCGGCCCGACCTTGAGCATCCTTCTCTCGACGACGCGTTGCTGACCTTCCCGATGATGCAGGGCATGCCGATTCCCTATGTCGAACCCGAGGACATCTCGCACGGGATCTGTTACCTGGCCTCCGACGAATCGCGGTACGTGACGGGACTGCAGCTCAAGGTCGACGCCGGCGCCACCCTGAAGTTCTGA